The Halodesulfovibrio sp. MK-HDV genomic interval CAAAAGAAAAACGCCGTTAGCGGTTGCTAACAGCGTTTTTCGTCGGAGAAAATATTATTTTCTATGTGCGTCAATAAACTCTTTAAGCGGCTGGCCTTGAGGAGTTTTTGCAGATGGGTTGGAGGCAAGCAGCTCTTCCCATGCAACAATTCCTTTTTCTTTTTGTTTCAAGTCATGCACGTAAACGACCCCTTTATTAAAAAGGGCATTTGCATGTATCGGGTCAATCTTCAGCGCGTTGTTGTAACTTTCGATGGCCTTTTGATATTGACCGGCGCGCCGGTACATCGTGCCAAGGTCTGTCCATACATCAGCTGATGAGTCGTCAAGTGCAAGGGCTTTGTTGTAGGCGGTTATAGCATTTTCAGGGCGGTTGGCATCATAGTAGGCGTTACCAAGTTGTTGCCATGCGCTAACGTTATCAGGTTCATTGCGAGTCAAACGTTCAAGGTCAATAATCTTTGATGCTTGAGCCTGTGAGACTTGAGGTTGCTTTGGCTGTGTTTGTTGGACTGCTCTTGTCTGTTGTGCAGGGGGTTGAGCAGAGTATATGACTGTAAGCAAGTTTCCAAGGAACACCCCGAGACAGAGGGCAAAGGCCACACACATAATGGTTGTGCTTTTCTTTACGTATATACCTTTTTCAAAT includes:
- a CDS encoding tetratricopeptide repeat protein, coding for MTKREAERLRLEFEKGIYVKKSTTIMCVAFALCLGVFLGNLLTVIYSAQPPAQQTRAVQQTQPKQPQVSQAQASKIIDLERLTRNEPDNVSAWQQLGNAYYDANRPENAITAYNKALALDDSSADVWTDLGTMYRRAGQYQKAIESYNNALKIDPIHANALFNKGVVYVHDLKQKEKGIVAWEELLASNPSAKTPQGQPLKEFIDAHRK